The following coding sequences lie in one Anomalospiza imberbis isolate Cuckoo-Finch-1a 21T00152 chromosome 21, ASM3175350v1, whole genome shotgun sequence genomic window:
- the ASB6 gene encoding ankyrin repeat and SOCS box protein 6: MPFLHGFRRIVLEYQPLVDELLGLLATPDMEGQSSLESPACLDSDRSQLSAVRRVLERENHSPFYQEGVSYALLKVTELGLVPAAEILLEFGADLSFEDPVTYYTPLHMAVLRNQPDVVELLVRHGADINRRDRIHESSPLDLASEEPERLPCLRRLLQLGADVNAADKNGKTALLHALASSDSGQIHNTDSIRLLLEGGADVRAATKDGDTVFTYVIYLLGEMAFSYTEEEAEDIERFCFRVTQLLLAHGANPSECPASESLTYFCLKSFKDYFPLLRFLLESGAAYNCSLHGPSCWSGFHIVFEHLCWHLSRFDNETYCSDLIQKGQTLLELMMASSQAIQLPSNFEVNTSSCRFHGEKVQTLFCSLKQLERSPQALKHLCRVFIRQRLKPWPVDDKIKALPLPDRLKWYLLIDHTAAGHEDL, translated from the exons ATGCCTTTCCTGCACGGCTTCCGCAGGATCGTGCTGGAGTACCAGCCcctggtggatgagctcctggggctgctggccacACCTGACATGGAAGGGCAGAGCTCCCTGGAGAG ccctgcctgcctggACAGTGACAGGAGCCAGCTCTCAGCTGTGAGAAGAGTCCTGGAGAGGGAGAACCACTCCCCATTTTATCAGGAAGGTGTGAGCTATGCCCTGCTGAAGGTCACCGAGCTGGGCCTTGTCCCAGCTGCAGAAATCCTCCTGGAATTTGGTGCTGACCTCAGCTTTGAAG ACCCAGTCACCTACTACACCCCGCTGCACATGGCGGTGCTGCGCAACCAGCCGGACGTAGTGGAGCTCCTGGTGCGCCACGGCGCCGACATCAACCGCAGGGACCGG ATCCACGAGAGCAGTCCCCTGGACCTGGCCAGCGAGGAGCCTGAGCGGTTGCCGTGCCTGCGgcggctgctgcagctgggggcCGACGTCAACGCCGCTGACAAGAACG GGAAGACAGCACTGCTGCATGCCCTGGCCAGCAGTGACAGTGGCCAGATCCACAACACCGACAGCATCCGCCTCCTGCTGGAAGGAG GCGCAGATGTCAGGGCTGCCACCAAAGATGGTGACACTGTCTTCACCTATGTCATCTACCTGCTGGGAGAGATGGCGTTCAGCTACACCGAGGAGGAGGCCGAGGACATCGAGCGCTTCTGCTTCCGTGTCacgcagctgctgctggcccacGGTGCCAACCCCAGCGAGTGCCCAGCCTCGGAGTCCCTCACATACTTCTGCTTAAAAAGCTTCAAAGACTACTTCCCACTGCTGCGGTTCTTGCTGGAGTCTGGTGCGGCCTACAACTGCTCCCTCCATGGTCCCTCGTGCTGGTCTGGCTTCCACATCGTCTTTGAGCACCTCTGCTGGCACCTCAGTCGCTTCGACAATGAAACCTATTGCTCAGACCTCATCCAGAAGGGTCAGACTCTGCTGGAGCTCATGATGGCCAGTTCACAAGCCATCCAGCTGCCCAGCAATTTTGAGGTCAACACCAGCAGCTGTAGGTTCCATGGGGAGAAGGTCCAGACTCTGTTCTGCTCTCTGAAGCAGCTGGAGCGCTCGCCACAGGCACTGAAACACCTCTGCAGGGTGTTCATCCGGCAGCGCCTGAAACCATGGCCAGTGGATGACAAAATCAAGGCTCTGCCCCTCCCAGACCGGCTGAAGTGGTACCTCCTCATCGACCACACTGCTGCTGGGCACGAGGACCTGTGA